The following coding sequences lie in one Stigmatopora argus isolate UIUO_Sarg chromosome 5, RoL_Sarg_1.0, whole genome shotgun sequence genomic window:
- the ficd gene encoding protein adenylyltransferase FICD, producing MAVVTAWRYTSGRLFGGWGPLVCVLLVTLVALVTPPVGVEERCLGALNAIAQLRCQLWGGSQQPTGVQITGLTVPIPDFDLLPHKAKPSQEMVFEARAALQQAQEMKKYGKTEKAHKLLVHALSLNPDSVDALTELGTILEEEKDVVQADHLYTKALAISPCNKRALVSRDRTLPLVEEIDQRHFGIIDGKVRRLMSIPKGNSALRRVMEETYYHHIYHTVAIEGNTLTLSEIRHIIETRYAVPGKSLQEQNEAIGVDAAMKYINNTLLSRSGTIGVGDILEIHRRVLGYVDPVEGGRLRVNQVFVGHHIPPHPQDLQRHMQELVQWLNSDEALQLHPVEYAALAHYKLVYVHPFVDGNGRTSRLLMNLVLLQARYPPITIRKEQRAEYYAALDTANEGDVRPFIRFIAKCTEMTLDTLLISTTEHPVGLPGTRTDHTGERQTIAVHN from the exons ATGGCGGTTGTAACGGCGTGGCGATACACTAGCGGCCGTCTCTTCGGGGGATGGGGCCCGCTCGTGTGCGTCCTCCTGGTCACCCTGGTGGCCCTGGTGACACCCCCGGTCGGCGTGGAGGAGCGCTGCCTTGGCGCCCTGAATGCCATCGCACAGCTTCGCTGCCAGCTATGGGGGGGCTCACAACAGCCCACCGGCGTACAGATCACCGGCCTGACTGTCCCGATCCCAGACTTCGACCTGCTTCCTCATAAGGCCAAGCCCAGCCAAG AGATGGTTTTTGAAGCCAGAGCAGCACTACAACAAGCTCAGGAGATGAAAAAATACGGCAAGACGGAGAAAGCCCACAAGCTGCTGGTGCACGCGCTCAGTCTGAACCCAGACTCTGTGGATGCCCTGACTGAACTGGGGACTATTTTAGAAGAGGAGAAGGACGTGGTGCAGGCCGACCACCTGTACACCAAGGCTTTGGCTATCTCGCCTTGCAATAAGAGGGCACTGGTGAGCCGAGACCGCACCCTGCCGCTGGTAGAGGAGATTGACCAGCGTCACTTTGGCATCATCGACGGCAAGGTGCGGAGGCTCATGTCCATCCCCAAAGGCAACTCTGCGCTACGCCGTGTGATGGAGGAGACCTACTACCACCACATCTACCACACGGTGGCCATAGAGGGCAACACCCTGACTTTATCCGAGATCCGTCACATCATCGAGACGCGCTACGCCGTCCCCGGCAAGAGTTTGCAAGAGCAGAACGAGGCCATCGGCGTGGACGCGGCCATGAAGTACATCAACAACACGCTGTTGTCCAGATCGGGAACCATCGGCGTGGGCGATATCCTGGAGATCCACAGGCGTGTGCTGGGTTACGTGGACCCGGTGGAGGGCGGGCGCCTGCGTGTCAACCAGGTGTTTGTGGGCCATCACATCCCGCCGCATCCCCAGGACCTGCAGCGGCACATGCAGGAGCTGGTTCAGTGGCTCAATTCGGACGAGGCCCTGCAGCTGCACCCGGTCGAGTACGCCGCTCTGGCTCACTACAAACTGGTTTACGTGCACCCCTTCGTAGACGGCAATGGGCGCACGTCGCGGCTCTTGATGAACCTCGTGCTCCTGCAAGCGCGATACCCGCCCATCACCATCCGCAAAGAACAGAGGGCAGAGTACTACGCGGCTCTTGACACGGCCAATGAGGGAGACGTGCGTCCCTTCATTCGATTCATTGCCAAATGCACAGAGATGACACTGGACACTTTGTTGATCTCCACTACGGAGCATCCGGTCGGATTGCCAGGGACCAGGACGGACCACACGGGTGAACGACAAACTATCGCCGTTCACAACTGA